The genomic stretch CGACCCCTATATCAGAACACCTCTGATTCTCGGACGCGACTGCCCCGTGATCCGCACGGATGAGATACGCAGGGTTCCTGATTTGCGCTGAAGGTGGTGAGTCGAAACGAAGTACGGCAAGGAGAACGTGACGGTGAACGATGGTGAGCACGAACACGAAAACAAGAGTCGCATTGGTGAGGAATTTGGTTAGCAACGCAAGTCGCGAACGGCGCCTAGTCAATCGCAAGGGTTTAGTGGAACAATTCAAGGGCAGATTTTCAAACTTGGTGGGACCACCGTCTAAAGGCAGCGCCTCAGAAACCCCCATAGCGATTAGGTGAATGGTGGGAGATGGGAAACACAGGCGAACATaacggcagcggcagcgatGATAAGACATGATGCCGCCACTCGCATTACTAACGGATAACGGGCCGCTGCATATTTAGCACACAATTGGCAGTGAGGCACTTACGCCCTTACCACCATGACCTCTGATCGTCAAGGCCCGCGTTCTGTGATATCGAACCATTCGTATGCTGTGTGATTTATGCTAATGTATTCTCCCATATAATGCCCCCATAAAAGCCGTCATTCTTTAGGTATCATGATTCTTACTTTCTCTTGGGCTAATTTGTCACTCACAGAAATACACAGATCAAGAACAACAGTCCAAGCGTCGAAAAACCAACAGCAATGCTCGATTCGATAGAATGATAGAGACTATGTCCGTCGTTCACGCTCACGACAGGTTCTCAAAAAGTCCAGGGTCCACAAACAGCAGATACGACAAGAAAGGACGACGCGTCCTGACACGAGATACATACTCTCCTCCTGTACCAAGCACCCTTGGACACGATCTTTCCTTCATCAAAATGAATAAAACCCCAGCTGGACACGGCGCATCCGATGACGATTTCCCTTGTAGTGAAAGTTCTAATTTAAAGGTTACTCCATCTCATTCTTAGCTTTCTTAACTTGACTTTTCAGAAACACAAGTCCTCTGCACGTCGCAGAACTTGTAACCCACTgccaacatggcttgctaATACTTTTATGTCGCTTTCTCGGAAGCATCCCTTGCGTCTTTTACTCCCTCCAGCTATCCAATCTGCCGTGAACAGGACCCCTGCCAACGAGACTAACAGTGATTTTGCTCAATTTGTAGAACTGGATTCAGGAGACATTGTTGCACATAACAAACCTACTTTGATATTAGACGCTAGTCAAGAACCTATTGGACAAGTCATACCAAATCTTCAATCTTTGTTACCCGTCGATACAAACGTTGGAGATCATACCAAGTTCATTACTCCCCTTTCCGAGAACGTTCCGTTTTCCACACCTGGCCCCGGTCACCATTCTGTTCTGGGCTCGTCGACGGAATCAACGCTTACGGTTCTGAGGTCACCGCCAAGGAccccctcttcttctaccATCTACGAAGACTCACGTTCGGGTCTGGAACTACGGCGCGTTGAGCCGCATACATTTTGCAATTCCTCAGATCCCGGGCGCCTTATGAATGATCTTCTTCAAAACGATTGCAATGTCGAGCCGGACTCACTAGCACCTGACCTTGTTGATGATTATCTTTTTTTGGGGATATATGCAACTCCAGGGCCTGGATACTACTCGTCTCGCTCCCTGTATTATGATTCCCCTACGGAGGATCCTCTGGTGTCCACTTCAGGAGATAGCTTCGGAGTACCCTGTGACGAACTTGACTTCCGATGGCAGCCTTTCGACCGAACCAACCTTGTTGCGCATAATGTATCCACACGCGTAGCCTTTGCATATGATCCTGGTGAAAGCATTGAATATATTCACGGTGACCGACTTCGTCGACAAGATCCTTCCGCGTTATTACAAGGCTTGGAGCATCCGCTTACGCCAGCTGCAAAGAGCCATTCGCGGGCAGCAACTGAGTCGCCTTGTCCTTTCCGATTCCTGCCTCCAGAGTGTGATCCtaaagcagcagcagcgaatTTGGTCCCTGAGAGCCAGGAACCTACGGCCAATAATATAATACCCCCACTAGCATcgttttcctcttcttcacatGCTCCTGGTATCATGCCGCAGGCTAAACTGCTCCATCCAGCGACACCATTACCAGGGCTCAATATAACTGGAAGGAGAACCAATGAGATGGCCTTCCGGGTTTGTTGTCTCGCCATAGCAAGTTGTTGTGATTTGTATCCATCTACTTACCTGCTTTGATTCAGAGATCACCCAGCCCTTTTAAACTCACTGGGACGGCAGGGCTGACCAATCTTCCGATATATGCGATTAGAGGCGTCGAACGCAATACCAACGGTGATGACAATGTCGTACATTCACAGATGTCCAACGACAGTATTGAATCTTGGGACTAACCCACAAAACAATATGATTTAGGCATGATTAGGGGACAATAAAAAATAGATAGTAACATGTACTGGTTATAGATGTACACTGAATAACAAATGATGAGTGGGTATATGGTCTATAGCAATGCGACGATAGCAAAAATATCTAAATGTATGTGCAGTTGTGGTGATCACCATCCCacctctcctccttcatAAATATGAACAGTCACATTTGAGCTTCCTTTGAGCTTCTGGAGACGATATCGCTCCAACGTGTAGATTTCATATGCTTGAGCGGCTAAGCGCATTGCTTTGATGTGGTGTGGTTGAGAGTTGGCAGCAGTGGCGTGTTTCCGACTTTGCCAAATACACGTCGCGAGGTTCATCCCTGTAACCTCATTGGGAACACCATACCAGTACAGAATCAACTAGATATATATTAGATGATAAGTTGAGAGATTTAGGAGCGTTCCGGATGGTTACTTACCCCTCCATTTCTGATAGCTTCCTCGTGGGCATGCTTGTCGGCGTCATAAAGTGCTACGGTTATCAAGTGAGGAATGTGTTATCTCTGCATGACATTAAATCTCACATATGTCGTCCCGACCTGGTTTCCGTTTGCTACGGAAAACAACACAATACCATTCCcgctcctcttcctctggcAACACTAATTCTGACCAATTGAATGCGTCGGCATAAGGTACGCTGGCATAATCGGTTGTCAAAGGCTTAAAGTGATGAAGGGCCTTGTGAAGGGAGAGCGAAGCAGGGTCTATGTCAGGTAAGCGAGTGTGTGTCTTTAGAGGAGGATATTGGGGGTCTAACGGGGGTTGGTGATGAAGTAGATGCTCTGGAAGTGAGGAAAGCAGAGGGGGGAGATATAACTTTGGTGCGGTAAGATTGGGACCCGACTCGAAATTTGGCAGAGCATGGGGGTCCTCCTGAGTGCTCAtcatgatattttgcaagaTACTGTAGGCAACACAGTGTTATGGGTGAAAGTTGACTCAAAGGAGATCTCGGCGGGACACACGCGTCGCAAcagggaaaagaaaagaggagacggagacaGGCAAAGGAAATACTTGCATGACGGAAAGCGGGATGGTATATAAGCAAAACAAAGGAAAGCTAAGGCCGATCGGTTGGTCAATTTTATCGACACTGGGGGTGACAATGGCGACATGCG from Psilocybe cubensis strain MGC-MH-2018 chromosome 2, whole genome shotgun sequence encodes the following:
- a CDS encoding UPF0643 protein PB2B2.08, whose amino-acid sequence is MMSTQEDPHALPNFESGPNLTAPKLYLPPLLSSLPEHLLHHQPPLDPQYPPLKTHTRLPDIDPASLSLHKALHHFKPLTTDYASVPYADAFNWSELVLPEEEEREWYCVVFRSKRKPGRDDISLYDADKHAHEEAIRNGGLILYWYGVPNEVTGMNLATCIWQSRKHATAANSQPHHIKAMRLAAQAYEIYTLERYRLQKLKGSSNVTVHIYEGGEVGW